In Microvenator marinus, one genomic interval encodes:
- a CDS encoding universal stress protein — MWKFESALVPLDGTHHGKAALGVARTLVDGQSTHLIHVLDEIAPHIRRALFPYAPLGEDEPLILDEMRRLAAEHLADALKLKDAQLERLDIVFGRPADQIAEHAVKRDADLVICGAFGQWGARPAALGSVTSGVVAQSTVPVWVARDYGAKRQVNSILVAVDLSPATSDLLTKAASLAIKLDATLEILHVIPDPLTQDDQELVKQTLRVDKRQIISKSKEKVDALFERILQKVEVPFPEKERVQALLSQRRIVFGRPSQEVVSRAQEVDLVVLGRQSGDTSKIRIGSVAQAVLNEAASDILISPA, encoded by the coding sequence ATGTGGAAATTCGAATCCGCGCTCGTACCTCTCGATGGTACTCATCATGGTAAAGCTGCGCTCGGCGTGGCCCGTACGCTCGTGGACGGTCAGTCCACGCACCTTATCCACGTCCTAGACGAGATCGCACCTCATATCCGGCGTGCACTTTTCCCTTATGCACCGCTCGGTGAAGATGAACCGCTGATCCTCGACGAGATGAGACGGCTTGCCGCGGAACACCTGGCCGACGCTTTGAAGCTCAAAGACGCACAGTTGGAGCGCTTGGACATCGTGTTTGGACGCCCTGCCGATCAAATCGCTGAGCACGCCGTAAAACGCGACGCAGACCTTGTGATTTGCGGAGCTTTTGGCCAATGGGGCGCGCGGCCAGCAGCCCTTGGGTCGGTGACCTCGGGTGTGGTCGCACAATCCACAGTCCCTGTTTGGGTCGCTCGTGATTACGGCGCCAAACGCCAGGTGAACTCCATCCTCGTGGCCGTAGATCTTTCGCCCGCCACCTCGGATCTCCTGACAAAAGCCGCCTCGCTGGCTATCAAACTAGACGCGACCCTTGAGATTCTTCACGTGATTCCGGACCCGCTCACTCAAGATGACCAAGAGTTGGTCAAGCAAACCCTGCGAGTGGACAAGCGACAGATCATCTCGAAGAGCAAGGAGAAGGTCGACGCCCTATTCGAGCGCATACTTCAGAAAGTTGAGGTCCCATTTCCGGAGAAGGAACGCGTTCAGGCGCTCTTGAGTCAACGACGCATCGTCTTTGGGCGTCCGAGCCAGGAAGTGGTGAGCCGCGCTCAGGAGGTCGATCTCGTGGTCCTTGGACGCCAATCTGGCGACACGAGCAAGATCCGGATCGGAAGCGTCGCGCAAGCCGTGCTTAACGAAGCCGCCTCGGATATCTTGATCAGCCCTGCTTAG